From the genome of Acidaminococcus sp.:
CTATGTTTCGTGCTATGAGAAGAATCAAGCAGCAGCTGTCAGAAGCTGAGTGTATCAAAGTGCTGAAGGAAGGCAAGAGAGGCACCCTGGCAGTCTGCGGTGATGATGGATACCCTTATGCCATTCCCATCGATTATCATTACGATGCAGAGCGCGGATCCGTCTTTTTCCACGGAGCCGGTGAAGGTCATAAAATTGATTCCATTCGCCGCTCGGATAAAGTCACATTCAACGTGTTGAGCGAAGGCTGGAAAGAGAATCCGGACAACTGGTGGCTGAAATTTAACAGCGTCACCCTGTTC
Proteins encoded in this window:
- a CDS encoding pyridoxamine 5'-phosphate oxidase family protein, which produces MKEGGIPMFRAMRRIKQQLSEAECIKVLKEGKRGTLAVCGDDGYPYAIPIDYHYDAERGSVFFHGAGEGHKIDSIRRSDKVTFNVLSEGWKENPDNWWLKFNSVTLFGRIHIVEDEALKKQELYAIGLKYYPTKEAVDAIVQRTIDHVCILELKIEHMSGKQVNEK